In Rhodococcus qingshengii JCM 15477, the sequence GTCGAAATTCAACTCAACGTCATCGCGCAGCGCGTACTCGGCCTGCCGCGTTCGTAGATCTTAGGAGTTTCACCATGTACTTGGATTTGTCGGAGGAGTCGAAGACTCTGCGCAAGGAATTGCGGGCGTACTTCGCGGAGATCATCAACGACGAAGACCGCCGTGCTCTCGTGGATCAGACCGAAGGCGGCCCCGTCTTCGATCGCATTCTGCGCCGAATGGGTAAAGACGGTTGGCTGGGCTTGGGGTGGCCGGAGGAATTCGGCGGTCGGGGCGAGAACCCCGAAGCTCTGTACGTGTTCTACGACGAGGTGATTCGCGCCAATGCGCCGCTGTCGCTGGTCACGCTGAACACCGTCGGACCCGCTCTGATCAAGCACGGGACGCAAGCTCAGAAGGACTTCTTCCTGCGTCCGATCCTGGCGGGCGAGTTGATCTTTGCCATCGGCTACACCGAACCCAATGCGGGCACCGACCTCGCGGCACTCGAAACACGCGCCCGCATCGAGGGTGACGAGCTTGTCATCAACGGCAACAAGATCTTCACCAGCGCCGGTGTGTTTGCCGACTGGGTCTGGCTTGCCGTTCGCACCGATCCCGACGCGCCGACGCATCAGGGCATTTCCGTGGTCCTGGTACCGACCAGCTCGCCGGGGTTCTCGGTCACCGAAATTCACACCGTGGGCGGAATCAGCACTTCGGCAACCTATTACGAAGATGTTCGGGTGCCGATCACCAATGTCGTCGGTGAGCTCAATCAAGGGTGGAAGCTCATCACCAACCAGCTCAACCACGAACGTGTTGCCCTGGCGGCACGCGGTGGTATAGCCAACGAGCTCTTTGCCGAGGTGGTCGAATGGGCAAAGACCGAACCCGCCGGTGACGGCCACGTCTACGACATCGACTGGGTACGTGAGAAATTGGCGGAAGTCTACGCGCTGCTCAGTGCTGCCGACCTGATGAACCTGCGACTGGTGGCGGACGTCGCCGCCAACACCTTGGGCGGCGGGGATTCGGCCGCGGCCAAGATCTTCGGTACCGAAGCCGTCGTCAGTGCGTACGGCATGCTGCAGGAAGTGCTGGGCGCCAAGGGCTTACTGCGCCCCGGCACACCCGGAGCGGTACTGGAAGGGCGGGTCGAGAACCTGGGTCGACGCGCCCAGAACAACACCTTCGGCGGTGGTACCAACGAAGTGATGCGTGAAATCGTCGCCGCAAAATGTCTGGGCATGGCGCTTGCTGCGCGTCGCCGACCCGCTGCACAGAACGAAAAGAGCTGACATGGAATTCGAATTCGACGACAACTTGTCCGCGGTGCGGGATCTGAGTGAATCGATCTTCTCGGCGAAGTCCGGAGTGGACCGCCTGCGGGAAGTGGAGGGCGCCGGCGGTTTCGACGCCGAACTGTGGAAGCTCCTCGCCGACTCCGACGTTCTGGGAATTCCTCTGCCAGAGGAAGTCGGGGGAGCGGGACTCGGAATGCTAGGCCTGGCAGCGGTGCTCGAACAACAAGGCCGCCGGGTCGCCCAGGTGCCGCTCTGGTCGGTGATTTCGACGGCAGCGCTGCCGATTGCCGAGTTCGGCAGTACGGAGCAGAAAGCGTCGTGGCTTCCGGGACTGCTCGACGGCTCGGTGATCGTCACCGGCGCCTTCGACACCGGTTACAACGCCGAGACGGCAGTTCGCGCCGAGCCGGCTCCTGACGGCTGGGTTCTGTCGGGCCACGTCGACTCCGTACCGGCCGCCGAGTTCGCTGCCGCACTGGTGGTTCCGGTGACGATGCCGGACGGCAGTGTCACCGTGATGATCGTGCCGACGGACCGGGACGCGCTGGTGCGTACACCGCTTGCGGTGACGAACCGCGAGAGCAACAGCGCTGTGCAGTTCGACGGGGTTGCGGTTACTGCAGCTGACGCACTTCCCGCGGACGGCGCGGTGGTTCGAGACTGGACGTTACGACGTGCGCGGGTCGCTCTGGCGGCCCTGGCTACCGGCGTCTGCGAGGAAGCGCTGGCGATGACGGCGAAATACACCTCCGAGCGAGTGCAATTCGGACGTCCACTCTCGACCAACCAGGCAGTTGCCGTCCGGGCCGCCGACGCGTACCTCGACACCGAGAGCACAAGATTGACCACCCACCGCGCTGCCTGGCTGATGGACAGCGGAGTCGAGAGTGAAGCGGAAGCGGCTGCGCTGGTCGCCAAATGGTGGGCGTCGCGCGGCGGTTTGCGCGTGGTGCACGCGACCCAGCACATGCACGGCGGAATCGGCGCGGATGTCGACTATCCGATTCACCGCTATTTCCTGTGGGGACGGCAGATCGCCTTCACTTTGGGGAGCGCGGGGGCGATAGGCGCCGAACTCGCCGATCAGTTGGAGATCCGAGCCCAGATCGGGGCGTCGGCGTGAATATCTGAGACGACAGGTTCCAGTCACGGGCAGCGCGTCGGCAATCATCGCGCTACTCTGCCCTTCGTGAATCGCACTAGTTCGTTCATCAGGCCGTTGGTTCCGCGGGACCCGCACGAGCCGCACCGGGTGGCGACGCCGCTCGAACTGCTCACCGATCTCTGCTTCGTCGTGGCGGTCGCTCAAGCGGCCACCGGTCTGCACCACGCGATCAGCGAAGGGCATGCGGCTTCGGGCGTCGGGCACTTCGCGATGGCTTTCTTCGCGATCTGGTGGACGTGGCTGAATTTCACGTGGTTCACCTCGGCGTACGACAACGACGACGGAATCGCCCGGCTGCTGACCATCTTCCAGATCCTCGGATCGCTGGTCCTTGCAGCCGGCATCGTCCGCTTCTTCAACGACGACGCCCTGCTGATCATCGTCGGCTACGTCATCATGCGAATAGCCCTGGTCATCCAATGGCTCAGGGTCTCGCGGAACGACCCCGAACATGCGCTCACGGCGCGTCGATACGCTCTCGGAATCGTGTTGGTCCAGATCGGTTGGATCGGTTTCTACTTCGTGCCGTCCGCCGTTTACGTCCCGACGTTCCTGGTGTTGGTTCTGTGCGAATTCGCGGTACCGATCTGGTCGGAGAAGCCGGGCATGACGCCGTGGCACCCGCATCACATCGCGGAGCGGTACTCGTTGTTCTTCATCATCGTTCTGGGCGAGACGATCCTTTCGACCACCATCGCGATTCAGGACGCCGTGGACGGTGAGCATCCGGCAGCGCAGGTCACCTACGTCGTGATCGGCGGCATTCTGATTGTCTTCAGCCTGTGGTGGTTGTACTTCCAACGCAATGCAGGCGAAGTGATCGGCGGTGACAACGTCTCACCCTTCGTCTGGGGGTTCGGTCACTACTTCATCTTCGCCGCCGCTGCCGCCATCGGTGCGGGGTTGGCCTCGCGCGTCGACTTCTGGACTCATCACGGTGACGGCAGCGCGTTGGTGACGGGTGCTGCCGTCACCGTTCCGGTCGCGGTCATCCTTGCCGCCTTGTGGTTCATCCACATTCGACTACACGACTCCTCGGTACGCACCCTCGTGCCGTTCTCGGTCGCGATAGTCGTCGTGCTCGGTGGTACCTACACCGCGGTGCCCGAACTGGTCGCGGGACTGGCCTGCGCCGCGCTGTTGGCCGTGGAACTGATTCTGACCGAGGGCAAATCCGAAACCGTCTGAGCGCTCATTCGGCGGCAAGGAATATCGCCTTGGTGACGGCGACGGTTTCCAGTGGTCCCTTCGACGGTCCGACCAGCACGGTCCACCGATCTTCGGAACGATCTATCGGATAGCTGCTTTCGGACCACACGATGGGGGTATCCGTCCCTTGCCCTCGGCAGGAGTAGGCGCCCGCCAGGCTTGGGTTCGATTCGGGAGAGGGCCACGAACCGCCGTGCCGGACGCGGCAGAGAAGGCCGTTCTCGAGTTCGAGCCCGAAGGGGGTCGGGTCGGCGGGCGGCGGATAGGCCTCGACGCCGTCCACGCCTCGAGCGGTGATCAGTTCTGTTCCCCAGGGAAATTGCAGGCAGAGAATCGAATCGGGCTCCGGGCCGACCCAACACGCGTCCGCGCCGTCAGCGGTGATTCCGCAGGTGATGACTCCCGGCGTGACAGCCGACTGTGATGCTGCGTAGCACTCGCTGATCTTCATGGCCGGTGTTTGGACGCTCCAACCGGATGTGGGTTTGCCGGAACCGTCGACGGCAACAAGATTCACGATCTCGGTCGGGGTACCGCCTGCCGATGATCCCGCAGTCGCAGGCAAGCATCGGCAGAGGACTATGCGGGTGATCGTTCCCTCATCCGCCTTCTTGCCTTCGGGTGTGAAGGTGATTCGATAGCCGGTTCCCGCTTCGGTGTCGGCCGGAAAGACTGCGACCGATTCCCCATCGGAATTGGTTGTGGCAGTGAAGGGACCGTAAAGTTCGGCGGCGCGCTGCATCTTCTGGCCGACGGTCAGTCCGTCCAGTGTGGCAGCGCCGGTGCGGGGCGCGATTTCGACGAGAACGCCGTCGGTGAAGGTCAATTCGCAGTCCTGCCATTGGACGACCACTGTTCCGGTCTTCGATACCGGCGCAAGGTCGCCGGCGGCTTTCCGCGTTTCCTCCTCCGTCATGCCGATCCGAAGGTTGCGGAAGCCGCTGGTGGAGAGTCGCTCCCGTGCGGATTCGGGATCCGAGGCAACCGCCAGCCGTGCGGTGAGTTGCGCCGCGTTGGCAGCGTCGATCGCCATGCCCCCGGTTGCGTCGGCGATGCACTTCAGCTGGGCGGACGCAGCGGCGTCGAGCTTGAATCCGATGGTGTGGATGGTCAGGTCAGGATCGTGGGGCATCGCTTCGGTGGACTCACACGGAGGTTCGGTCGAGCAGGTGTCCTCCCCGTCGGAGACGAGGATGATCGTGCGCTCACCATCGGCGGGGAGTGCGGCGGCCGCTTGCTGAAGTGCAGACAGGATCGGCGTGTATCCCGACGCGGACAACCCGTCGATTCCCGCTGCGAATGCATTTCGATCGAGTGGTCCGAGTGGCACGACGGTCTTGATGTCGCGGCAACCCGCGACCTTCTCGGCGTCGCTGCTACCCGTGGCGGTGCCGTACGCGATCAGACCGAGCGCAGCATCGTCTGGGAGGCCACTGACGAGAGTGTGAATCGCGTTCTTGGCGGCATCGATTCGAGGACCGGGAGCGTCCTGCTTCATCGACCCCGAGGCATCCAGCACGATGACGGTAGGCGCCGTTGCGCTCACTTCTGAAGCTGGATCAGCAGTGACACTTACCTGCTGGGTCCCGCCTGCTTCTTTGGGCCCGCCACTGCCCTGCGTCGAACACCCGACGGCAATGATCGCAGTCGCCGCAATACAGATCGCCACACGAAGACGCATGGAACGAGGCTACGAGCTGACGTGGCCGGCCAACAGTCGTCCGAACGGACGACACTGGCTCAGCGAATCGCGAGTCGCTCCTTGCGGAGCTTGTCGACCTCGGGCAGATGCAGGGGTTCAAGCTCGTTCACACCCAAGGCGCGCATGAGCAGGAGGTCCGCGAGTTCGGGGTTGCGAGCCAAAGCGGGTCCGTGCATGTACGTCCCGATCACCGAACCCTGCACGACGCCTTCGAATCCGTCGCCGACGCCGTTTCCGACACCATGGGTGACACGTGCGAATCCAGAGGCTGAGCTACCCAGAGTTGTTCCGCCGCGATGGTTCTCGAACCCCGAGAGGGGCGCGGTGAGTCCGTCGATCAGCGGCTTCGTGATGACTTCGCCGATGGAACGCTTCTCCTGCGGCGAGGTCGTGACGTCGAGCATCGAGACACCGTCGACGCGTTCGCCGCTGGAGGTTTCGTACCAGTTGCCGAGCACCTGAATGGCAGCGCAGATCGCCAGAACCGGTGCGCCACGCTCGGCGGCGCGTTGCAGACCAGGGTATTTCGCGAGGTGACGCGTTGCGAGGCGCTGAGCGGAATCCTCGGCGCCACCCAACGTGTACACGTCGAGCGAATCGGGGACCGGATCGCTGAGGGTGATGTCCACGATTTCGGCGTCGTAGCCGCGCATCCGCAGACGCTGACGCAGGATCAGGGCATTGCCGCCGTCGCCGTAGGTGCCCATGACGTCGGGGAGTACCAGACCGATGCGAACTGTCGAGTCAGACATTGCGAGACTCCTTCGCGATGGCAGTGTTGAGGTCACGGAAGGCCGTGTAGTTCGCCAGTACCTCCACACGTCCGGGAGGGCAGGAAGCGATGGCGCGCAACGGGTCCGGGTCGAGAGTGTGCTCGACGCCCGCGTACGTGAGGCGAACTGCCAGATCTGTTCCGCGTTCACCGGCGGCCACTACCTTGACACCTTCGAAGTGCTCGAACTTCACGTCCCACAGCCAGGAGAGGTCCTCGCCGTCCGGCACCTGACCGTTCACCGCGATGACCAGACCGTCCACCGTGGGATCGATCATCGACAACGCTTCCTGCCAGCCGGCGGGATTCTTCGCGAGCAGCATGTGAACGGAGTGCGGTCCGACCTCGACGGTGCTGTATCGACCTGCGACTTCTTGAACCGTCGATGCGGCGGCAACTGCCCCGACCGGATCTGCACCCAAAGCCGCTGC encodes:
- a CDS encoding acyl-CoA dehydrogenase family protein, coding for MYLDLSEESKTLRKELRAYFAEIINDEDRRALVDQTEGGPVFDRILRRMGKDGWLGLGWPEEFGGRGENPEALYVFYDEVIRANAPLSLVTLNTVGPALIKHGTQAQKDFFLRPILAGELIFAIGYTEPNAGTDLAALETRARIEGDELVINGNKIFTSAGVFADWVWLAVRTDPDAPTHQGISVVLVPTSSPGFSVTEIHTVGGISTSATYYEDVRVPITNVVGELNQGWKLITNQLNHERVALAARGGIANELFAEVVEWAKTEPAGDGHVYDIDWVREKLAEVYALLSAADLMNLRLVADVAANTLGGGDSAAAKIFGTEAVVSAYGMLQEVLGAKGLLRPGTPGAVLEGRVENLGRRAQNNTFGGGTNEVMREIVAAKCLGMALAARRRPAAQNEKS
- a CDS encoding acyl-CoA dehydrogenase family protein, encoding MEFEFDDNLSAVRDLSESIFSAKSGVDRLREVEGAGGFDAELWKLLADSDVLGIPLPEEVGGAGLGMLGLAAVLEQQGRRVAQVPLWSVISTAALPIAEFGSTEQKASWLPGLLDGSVIVTGAFDTGYNAETAVRAEPAPDGWVLSGHVDSVPAAEFAAALVVPVTMPDGSVTVMIVPTDRDALVRTPLAVTNRESNSAVQFDGVAVTAADALPADGAVVRDWTLRRARVALAALATGVCEEALAMTAKYTSERVQFGRPLSTNQAVAVRAADAYLDTESTRLTTHRAAWLMDSGVESEAEAAALVAKWWASRGGLRVVHATQHMHGGIGADVDYPIHRYFLWGRQIAFTLGSAGAIGAELADQLEIRAQIGASA
- a CDS encoding low temperature requirement protein A, which produces MNRTSSFIRPLVPRDPHEPHRVATPLELLTDLCFVVAVAQAATGLHHAISEGHAASGVGHFAMAFFAIWWTWLNFTWFTSAYDNDDGIARLLTIFQILGSLVLAAGIVRFFNDDALLIIVGYVIMRIALVIQWLRVSRNDPEHALTARRYALGIVLVQIGWIGFYFVPSAVYVPTFLVLVLCEFAVPIWSEKPGMTPWHPHHIAERYSLFFIIVLGETILSTTIAIQDAVDGEHPAAQVTYVVIGGILIVFSLWWLYFQRNAGEVIGGDNVSPFVWGFGHYFIFAAAAAIGAGLASRVDFWTHHGDGSALVTGAAVTVPVAVILAALWFIHIRLHDSSVRTLVPFSVAIVVVLGGTYTAVPELVAGLACAALLAVELILTEGKSETV
- a CDS encoding vWA domain-containing protein, whose product is MRLRVAICIAATAIIAVGCSTQGSGGPKEAGGTQQVSVTADPASEVSATAPTVIVLDASGSMKQDAPGPRIDAAKNAIHTLVSGLPDDAALGLIAYGTATGSSDAEKVAGCRDIKTVVPLGPLDRNAFAAGIDGLSASGYTPILSALQQAAAALPADGERTIILVSDGEDTCSTEPPCESTEAMPHDPDLTIHTIGFKLDAAASAQLKCIADATGGMAIDAANAAQLTARLAVASDPESARERLSTSGFRNLRIGMTEEETRKAAGDLAPVSKTGTVVVQWQDCELTFTDGVLVEIAPRTGAATLDGLTVGQKMQRAAELYGPFTATTNSDGESVAVFPADTEAGTGYRITFTPEGKKADEGTITRIVLCRCLPATAGSSAGGTPTEIVNLVAVDGSGKPTSGWSVQTPAMKISECYAASQSAVTPGVITCGITADGADACWVGPEPDSILCLQFPWGTELITARGVDGVEAYPPPADPTPFGLELENGLLCRVRHGGSWPSPESNPSLAGAYSCRGQGTDTPIVWSESSYPIDRSEDRWTVLVGPSKGPLETVAVTKAIFLAAE
- a CDS encoding type 1 glutamine amidotransferase, translating into MSDSTVRIGLVLPDVMGTYGDGGNALILRQRLRMRGYDAEIVDITLSDPVPDSLDVYTLGGAEDSAQRLATRHLAKYPGLQRAAERGAPVLAICAAIQVLGNWYETSSGERVDGVSMLDVTTSPQEKRSIGEVITKPLIDGLTAPLSGFENHRGGTTLGSSASGFARVTHGVGNGVGDGFEGVVQGSVIGTYMHGPALARNPELADLLLMRALGVNELEPLHLPEVDKLRKERLAIR